The following proteins are co-located in the Trichormus variabilis 0441 genome:
- a CDS encoding peptidase domain-containing ABC transporter, with product MLNLFKLRKNYPCVLQLSEEDCGAACIVSICRQHGRFLSMNKSREAVGTGQLGTTLLGLKRGSENLGFNARAVKASPAILDRIKEIQLPAIIHWRGYHWVVLYGKKGSKYIIADPAVGIRYIHREELTAAWNGVMLLMEPDHQRFSQQPHDKPQPGFTRFLQRILPYHGLLSQVFMINIVLGVLALGSPVLIQILTDDVLVRGDTQLLAVIAIAVIIMNLFSSGMQVLESTMIAHFSQRLQLGLVLEFGRRILQLPLTYYEARRSGEITSRLRDINEINQLVSQVVVLLPSQFFIAVISFGLMLFYSWQLALAVILIGALMSLATLPLLPVLQQKTRSLLVLGSENQGVLVETFKGAQVLKTTNAAPQFWDELQNRFGRLANLTFSTIQIGIINNTIAKFLSAIGGVVLLGLGSILVIQGKLSIGQMLAINVLQVNVLTLISSLVGLVDEYFRSQTAISRLLEVIDATPEVDNTSQKPFAQISSDADIRFSHINFHHPGRVDLLEDFSLKLPGGQIIALIGKSGCGKSSLAKLMAGLYQPNSGNIRIGFYNIQDIALDCLRQQVVYVPQEPHFWSRSILENFRLGSPHISFEEVVTACQIADADSFISQLPNKYQTVLGEFGANLSGGQKQRLAIARGILNNPPVLILDEATAGLDPVSETQVLDRLLESRQGKTTILITHRPSVVHRADWIVLLDQGKIQLQGTLEDFLSQQGEHLKFLSL from the coding sequence ATGCTGAATCTCTTCAAACTCCGAAAAAATTACCCCTGTGTTTTACAGTTGAGTGAAGAAGATTGTGGAGCCGCTTGTATAGTTTCAATTTGTCGACAACACGGACGCTTTTTAAGTATGAATAAAAGCCGTGAAGCAGTAGGGACTGGACAACTAGGTACAACCTTATTAGGTCTAAAACGTGGCTCAGAAAATCTCGGTTTTAATGCCAGAGCCGTGAAAGCATCCCCCGCCATCTTAGACAGAATTAAAGAAATTCAACTACCAGCAATTATTCATTGGCGGGGATATCACTGGGTAGTGTTATATGGCAAAAAGGGAAGCAAATATATCATCGCTGATCCAGCAGTAGGTATTCGTTATATTCACAGAGAAGAGTTAACAGCCGCGTGGAATGGGGTCATGCTCCTAATGGAGCCAGATCACCAGCGCTTTTCTCAACAGCCCCACGACAAACCACAACCAGGCTTTACCCGCTTTCTTCAGCGCATCTTGCCCTATCATGGGCTATTGTCCCAGGTTTTTATGATCAACATTGTCCTGGGCGTATTGGCTTTAGGCTCACCAGTCCTGATTCAAATCCTCACAGATGATGTCTTAGTTCGTGGCGATACTCAACTACTAGCTGTGATAGCGATCGCTGTTATCATCATGAATTTATTTAGTAGTGGTATGCAGGTATTAGAATCTACAATGATTGCTCATTTTAGCCAACGCCTGCAATTAGGTTTAGTCTTGGAATTTGGACGGAGAATTCTGCAATTACCATTGACTTATTACGAAGCCCGTCGCAGTGGAGAGATTACCAGCCGACTTAGAGATATTAATGAAATTAATCAATTAGTCTCACAGGTTGTAGTGCTTTTACCTAGCCAATTTTTCATCGCTGTAATTTCCTTCGGCTTAATGCTTTTTTATAGTTGGCAGTTAGCATTAGCGGTAATACTCATCGGTGCATTGATGAGTTTAGCTACATTGCCGCTTTTACCAGTCCTGCAACAAAAAACTCGTAGTCTTTTAGTTTTAGGTTCAGAAAATCAAGGTGTATTAGTAGAAACTTTTAAAGGCGCACAAGTCCTGAAAACCACAAATGCTGCACCACAATTTTGGGATGAATTACAAAATCGTTTTGGTCGTCTGGCAAATTTAACATTTAGTACTATTCAAATTGGCATTATCAACAATACTATTGCAAAATTCCTTTCTGCTATCGGCGGTGTAGTTTTATTAGGACTAGGAAGTATTTTAGTTATCCAAGGAAAGTTAAGTATTGGTCAAATGTTAGCGATTAATGTACTACAAGTTAATGTGCTGACATTAATTAGCTCATTAGTAGGTTTAGTTGATGAATATTTTCGTTCCCAAACTGCTATATCTCGGCTTTTGGAAGTGATTGATGCTACTCCCGAAGTAGATAACACTTCTCAAAAACCATTCGCCCAAATCTCTAGTGATGCAGACATTCGTTTTTCCCATATTAACTTTCACCATCCTGGTAGAGTTGACCTATTAGAGGATTTTTCTCTCAAGCTACCAGGAGGACAAATTATTGCTTTGATTGGCAAGTCAGGCTGTGGTAAAAGTTCCTTAGCCAAACTCATGGCAGGACTATATCAGCCCAATTCTGGTAATATCCGCATCGGCTTTTATAATATTCAAGATATTGCCCTTGATTGTTTGCGGCAACAAGTAGTTTATGTACCTCAAGAACCTCATTTCTGGAGTCGTTCAATTTTAGAAAACTTTCGTTTAGGAAGTCCCCATATTTCCTTTGAAGAAGTCGTCACAGCTTGCCAAATTGCCGATGCTGACAGTTTTATTAGCCAACTACCAAATAAGTATCAAACAGTGCTAGGAGAATTTGGGGCTAATCTTTCTGGAGGACAAAAACAAAGACTAGCGATCGCCAGAGGTATTCTTAATAATCCACCAGTCCTAATTTTAGATGAAGCAACAGCCGGACTAGACCCAGTTAGTGAAACTCAAGTTCTTGATCGGTTGCTAGAATCACGACAGGGTAAAACCACAATCCTCATTACCCATCGTCCCAGCGTAGTCCACCGCGCTGATTGGATTGTATTACTCGATCAAGGAAAAATACAACTGCAAGGTACTTTAGAAGATTTCCTGTCCCAACAAGGAGAGCATCTAAAGTTTTTATCACTGTAA